A single Pseudomonas sp. HN11 DNA region contains:
- a CDS encoding tetratricopeptide repeat protein, translating into MKRTGRTLVLGCLLLLQPLLAHAQAGGNSLLIPAMGRCTLNTQPDSQAEALSACQKQADDGDAQAQYELGEYFHDGKNPARDLNKALSYFEKASLQGHAQAQFELGNMFFKGEGVPANNVQAYIVLKMAAVNGAEDALDTADEVAEHMQRDELEVATQVLGQIFRNYLQELQSADGRSPFSPLP; encoded by the coding sequence ATGAAACGCACCGGCCGCACCCTGGTTCTGGGCTGCCTGTTGCTCCTTCAGCCGCTGCTGGCACATGCCCAGGCAGGCGGCAACTCGTTGTTAATCCCAGCGATGGGTCGTTGCACCCTCAATACCCAGCCAGACAGCCAGGCCGAAGCGCTGAGCGCGTGCCAGAAACAGGCCGATGACGGGGATGCACAGGCGCAATACGAGTTGGGCGAGTACTTCCACGACGGCAAGAACCCGGCCCGCGACCTCAACAAAGCCTTGAGCTACTTCGAGAAAGCTTCGTTGCAAGGGCATGCGCAGGCGCAATTCGAACTGGGCAACATGTTCTTCAAAGGCGAAGGTGTGCCGGCCAATAATGTCCAGGCGTACATCGTGCTGAAAATGGCCGCGGTCAACGGCGCCGAAGACGCGCTGGACACTGCCGATGAAGTCGCCGAACACATGCAGCGCGATGAACTGGAAGTGGCGACCCAGGTGCTGGGGCAGATTTTCCGTAATTACCTTCAGGAACTGCAGAGTGCCGACGGGCGTTCGCCCTTCTCACCCCTGCCCTGA
- a CDS encoding hybrid sensor histidine kinase/response regulator produces MRYLLILLLCGLPMLANAIEFNQDTRSLPLGRAMQVLEDPTDALTITDVSAPSATVQFKPHDKDTLNAGYSRSVFWLKVNLHYLPTNPEAQRTWLLELAYPPLDHLDLYLPDSTGSYRLAGRTGDALPFSAREIRQNNYLFKVDFMPGEAKTVYLRLQSEGSIQAPLTLWSSTAYLEQQPLRLYVLGLIYGVLLGMLVYNLFIYLSVRDTSYLYYIFYIASFGMYQLSVNGAAVEYFWPNNPWWANAATPFLIGSAALFGSLFARSFLHTAQHSRWINRLLLALVGCGAVVMLLSLMTSYALALRLATGLALVFTVTIFVAAIKAWYCGQRVARYFIIAWSAFLLGGVVNTLMVLGYLPNVFLTMYASQIGSAIEVALLSLALADRINSMREQQAQILFDASQKLEVLNQQLARSNRLKDEFLATLTHELRTPMNGVIGSLELMQTVPLDADLAQYHQTAAGSARDMMRMVNGILTLTELQAGRLSAQPQVFSLRATLDTLRQQFSTSAQSKGLAFSIDVADELPDRVLGDVGKLSQCLDCLLDNAFKFTHEGSVRLRVVGVPQSDGGLRLSFIVTDTGIGFAFLDEATLYQRFFQLDGSTTREYGGLGIGLAICRQLIELLGGRLTHHSEPRTGSRFQLELEVCPAPTESKPAPDQQRAPQECSVLLVDDNSVGQLVVRGMLLKLGYRVKTVETGPNALAALQAGEFDAVLLDIPEGGFSLCCQIRALPGCGELPVIALSASLNVSEREHCHGIGVSDRLAKPVRFEALQAVLERRLLCLVEGESAGHSAGMPLF; encoded by the coding sequence ATGCGCTATTTGCTGATTTTATTGTTGTGCGGGCTGCCGATGCTCGCCAACGCCATCGAGTTCAACCAGGACACGCGAAGCCTGCCGCTGGGCCGAGCCATGCAAGTGCTCGAAGACCCGACTGACGCGCTTACCATCACGGACGTCAGCGCACCTTCCGCCACCGTGCAGTTCAAGCCCCACGATAAAGACACCCTGAATGCCGGTTACTCACGCTCGGTGTTCTGGCTCAAGGTCAATCTGCATTACCTGCCGACTAACCCCGAAGCGCAACGCACCTGGCTGCTGGAGTTGGCGTACCCGCCGCTCGACCATCTGGACCTGTACCTGCCCGACAGCACCGGCAGCTATCGCCTGGCCGGGCGCACCGGGGATGCGCTGCCCTTTTCCGCCCGTGAGATTCGCCAGAACAACTACTTGTTCAAGGTCGACTTCATGCCGGGCGAGGCAAAAACCGTCTACCTGCGCCTGCAAAGCGAAGGCTCTATCCAGGCGCCGCTGACGCTCTGGTCCAGCACCGCCTACCTGGAACAACAGCCGCTGCGCCTGTATGTGCTGGGCCTGATCTATGGCGTGTTGCTGGGGATGCTGGTCTACAACCTGTTTATCTACCTCAGTGTGCGCGACACCAGCTACCTGTATTACATCTTCTATATCGCTTCGTTCGGCATGTATCAGTTGTCGGTGAATGGCGCGGCGGTGGAGTATTTCTGGCCGAACAATCCTTGGTGGGCGAATGCGGCGACACCGTTCCTGATCGGCTCGGCGGCATTGTTCGGCAGCCTGTTTGCGCGAAGCTTTTTGCACACCGCACAGCACAGTCGCTGGATCAACCGCCTGCTGCTGGCGCTGGTGGGCTGTGGGGCAGTGGTGATGCTGCTGTCATTGATGACCAGCTATGCCTTGGCGTTGCGCCTGGCCACCGGCTTGGCCCTGGTGTTCACCGTGACCATCTTTGTCGCCGCTATCAAGGCCTGGTACTGCGGCCAACGGGTGGCACGCTATTTCATCATCGCCTGGTCGGCGTTCCTGCTGGGTGGGGTAGTGAATACGCTGATGGTGCTGGGCTATCTGCCCAATGTATTCCTCACCATGTACGCCAGCCAGATCGGCTCGGCGATTGAAGTAGCGTTGCTGTCCCTGGCCCTGGCTGACCGTATCAACTCCATGCGAGAGCAACAGGCGCAGATCCTGTTCGATGCCAGCCAGAAACTCGAAGTGCTCAACCAGCAACTGGCCCGCAGCAACCGGCTCAAGGATGAGTTCCTCGCCACTCTGACCCACGAACTGCGCACCCCCATGAACGGCGTGATCGGTTCCCTTGAACTGATGCAGACCGTGCCCCTGGACGCCGACCTGGCGCAATACCATCAAACTGCCGCTGGCTCGGCGCGGGACATGATGCGTATGGTCAACGGCATCCTTACACTTACCGAATTGCAGGCCGGGCGCCTGAGTGCCCAACCCCAGGTGTTCAGCCTGCGCGCTACGCTTGACACCTTGCGTCAGCAGTTCAGCACCAGCGCCCAGAGCAAAGGCTTGGCGTTTTCCATCGACGTGGCGGACGAGCTGCCGGACCGCGTACTGGGTGACGTCGGCAAGCTTTCGCAATGCCTTGATTGCCTGCTGGACAATGCCTTCAAGTTCACCCACGAGGGTTCGGTGCGCCTGCGTGTGGTCGGTGTGCCCCAGAGTGATGGCGGCCTGCGTTTGAGCTTTATCGTCACCGACACCGGGATAGGCTTTGCTTTCCTCGACGAGGCGACCCTGTATCAGCGTTTCTTCCAGTTGGATGGCTCCACCACCCGCGAGTACGGCGGCCTGGGTATCGGTCTGGCGATCTGCCGGCAACTGATCGAGCTGCTGGGCGGACGCCTTACTCACCATTCCGAACCGCGCACAGGCAGCCGCTTCCAACTGGAGTTGGAAGTCTGCCCAGCGCCAACTGAGTCCAAACCCGCGCCGGATCAGCAACGCGCGCCTCAGGAGTGTTCGGTGCTGTTGGTGGATGACAACAGCGTTGGCCAGTTGGTCGTGCGCGGCATGCTGCTTAAGCTCGGTTACCGGGTGAAAACCGTGGAGACCGGCCCGAATGCGTTGGCCGCCTTGCAGGCGGGGGAGTTCGACGCGGTACTGTTGGATATTCCCGAGGGTGGGTTCTCGTTGTGCTGTCAGATTCGTGCACTGCCGGGCTGCGGTGAATTGCCGGTGATCGCGTTGAGCGCCTCGCTGAATGTGTCGGAGCGAGAGCACTGCCATGGCATTGGTGTCTCTGATCGACTGGCCAAGCCTGTGCGTTTTGAGGCATTGCAAGCGGTGCTGGAGCGCCGGTTGTTGTGCCTGGTAGAGGGCGAAAGCGCCGGGCATTCGGCGGGTATGCCACTTTTTTAA
- the thiE gene encoding thiamine phosphate synthase — protein MKLRGLYAITDSQLLAGKFLAYVEAALDGGVTLLQYRDKSSDEARRLREAQKLRELCSRYKTQLIINDDAELAARLGVGVHLGQTDGPLTPARALLGSKAIIGSTCHSQIELAEQAAKEGASYVAFGRFFNSNTKPGAPAATVEMLAQARARLQLPICVIGGITLENAEPLVAHGADLLAVVHGLFGADSTQQVTRRARAFNDLLKISV, from the coding sequence ATGAAACTACGTGGCCTTTACGCCATTACCGACAGCCAACTGTTGGCCGGTAAATTCCTCGCCTACGTCGAAGCGGCGTTGGACGGCGGCGTGACCCTGCTGCAGTACCGCGACAAAAGCAGCGATGAAGCGCGGCGCCTGCGTGAAGCGCAAAAGCTGCGGGAGCTGTGCTCGCGCTACAAGACCCAGTTGATCATCAACGATGACGCCGAACTGGCCGCGCGCCTCGGCGTCGGCGTGCATCTGGGCCAGACCGACGGCCCGCTGACCCCGGCCCGTGCCCTGCTCGGTTCCAAAGCCATCATCGGCTCCACCTGCCACAGCCAGATCGAACTGGCTGAGCAGGCCGCCAAGGAAGGCGCCAGCTATGTCGCCTTCGGCCGCTTCTTCAATTCCAACACCAAGCCCGGCGCACCTGCCGCGACCGTCGAGATGCTGGCCCAAGCCCGCGCGCGCTTGCAGCTGCCGATCTGCGTGATTGGCGGCATCACCCTGGAGAACGCCGAGCCTTTGGTGGCCCACGGCGCCGATCTGCTGGCGGTGGTGCACGGCCTGTTTGGCGCCGACAGCACCCAGCAAGTCACGCGCCGCGCTCGTGCGTTCAACGACCTTCTTAAAATTTCAGTTTAG
- the hemL gene encoding glutamate-1-semialdehyde 2,1-aminomutase has product MSRSETLFANAQKHIPGGVNSPVRAFKSVGGTPLFFKHAEGAYVTDEDDKRYVDYVGSWGPMILGHSHPDVLDAVRKQLEHGLSYGAPTAMETEMADLVCSIVPSMEMVRMVSSGTEATMSAIRLARGFTGRDSIIKFEGCYHGHSDSLLVKAGSGLLTQGVPSSAGVPAAFAKHTLTLPFNDIAAVERMLNEVGRDVACIIVEPVAGNMNCVPPAQGFLEGLREQCDKHGVVLIFDEVMTGFRVALGGAQAHYGVTPDLSTFGKIIGGGMPVGCFGGKREIMQHIAPLGPVYQAGTLSGNPLAMAAGLTTLRLISRPGFHAELTDYTTRLLDGLQQRADAAGIPFVTTQAGGMFGLYFSGADDIVTFDDVMGSDADLFKRFFHLMLEGGVYLAPSAFEAGFSSIAHGEAELKLTLDAAERAFAALK; this is encoded by the coding sequence ATGTCCCGTTCCGAAACGCTGTTTGCCAATGCCCAGAAACACATCCCCGGCGGTGTGAACTCCCCCGTGCGTGCGTTCAAGAGCGTGGGCGGCACGCCGCTGTTCTTCAAGCATGCCGAAGGCGCCTACGTCACCGACGAAGATGACAAGCGCTATGTGGACTACGTGGGCTCCTGGGGCCCGATGATCCTCGGCCACAGCCACCCGGACGTGCTGGACGCGGTGCGCAAGCAGCTGGAACACGGCCTGTCCTACGGCGCGCCGACCGCCATGGAAACCGAGATGGCTGACCTGGTGTGCAGCATCGTGCCGTCGATGGAAATGGTGCGCATGGTCAGCTCCGGCACCGAAGCCACCATGAGTGCGATCCGCCTGGCCCGTGGTTTCACTGGCCGCGATAGCATCATCAAGTTTGAAGGTTGCTACCACGGCCACTCCGATAGCCTGTTGGTGAAAGCCGGTTCCGGCTTGCTGACCCAAGGCGTGCCAAGCTCGGCCGGTGTGCCGGCAGCGTTTGCCAAACACACCCTGACCCTGCCGTTCAACGACATCGCCGCCGTCGAGCGGATGCTCAATGAAGTGGGCCGGGACGTGGCCTGCATCATCGTCGAGCCGGTGGCCGGCAACATGAACTGCGTACCGCCGGCGCAGGGCTTCCTCGAAGGACTGCGCGAGCAGTGCGACAAGCACGGCGTGGTGCTGATTTTCGACGAAGTGATGACCGGTTTCCGCGTTGCCCTGGGTGGTGCCCAGGCTCACTATGGCGTCACGCCGGACCTGAGCACCTTCGGCAAAATCATCGGCGGCGGTATGCCTGTGGGCTGCTTCGGCGGTAAGCGCGAAATCATGCAGCACATCGCGCCATTGGGCCCGGTGTACCAGGCGGGCACCTTGTCGGGTAACCCGCTGGCCATGGCCGCCGGCCTGACCACCCTGCGCCTGATCAGCCGTCCGGGTTTCCACGCCGAGCTGACCGACTACACCACGCGCCTGCTCGACGGCCTGCAACAGCGCGCCGATGCTGCCGGTATCCCGTTTGTCACCACCCAGGCGGGGGGGATGTTCGGCCTGTATTTCAGCGGCGCCGACGATATCGTGACGTTTGATGACGTGATGGGCAGCGACGCCGATCTGTTCAAGCGCTTCTTCCACTTGATGCTGGAAGGCGGGGTGTACCTGGCGCCAAGCGCTTTCGAAGCCGGCTTCAGCTCGATCGCCCATGGCGAAGCCGAGCTGAAACTGACCCTCGATGCCGCTGAACGCGCCTTTGCTGCACTGAAATAA
- a CDS encoding hydroxymethylpyrimidine/phosphomethylpyrimidine kinase, producing the protein MNIYSSRPVVLCLSGHDPSGGAGLQADIEALLAQGCHAAPAVTALTVQNTVNVSDFRVLDREWVLAQANAVLGDSEVAAVKLGMLGSTAMVDTVVELLQAHPHLPVVCDPVLRAGGGGSLGKDEVGYAMRERLLPLSLIATPNLPEARILAELPEGTADECAEKLLPYIKHLLITGGHGDEHEVHNRLYSRDGTRQTFTCQRLPGSYHGSGCTLASALSGRIAQGEGLVSAVQSALNYTWRTLRDAEQLGQGQFVPRRLPLDFCS; encoded by the coding sequence ATGAATATCTACAGCTCTCGTCCCGTTGTCCTCTGTCTCTCCGGCCATGACCCCAGTGGTGGCGCCGGCTTGCAGGCAGATATAGAAGCCCTGCTCGCCCAGGGTTGTCATGCGGCTCCGGCAGTCACCGCCCTGACCGTGCAGAACACCGTCAACGTCAGCGATTTCCGCGTGCTCGACCGAGAGTGGGTGCTGGCGCAGGCCAATGCCGTACTTGGCGACTCCGAAGTGGCGGCGGTCAAGCTGGGCATGCTCGGCTCCACCGCGATGGTCGACACCGTGGTCGAACTACTGCAGGCGCATCCGCACCTGCCGGTGGTGTGCGACCCGGTGCTGCGCGCCGGCGGCGGCGGCAGCCTGGGCAAGGATGAAGTCGGCTATGCGATGCGCGAGCGGTTGCTGCCGCTGTCGCTGATCGCCACGCCGAACCTGCCGGAAGCACGCATCCTCGCGGAGCTGCCAGAAGGCACGGCGGACGAATGCGCCGAGAAGCTGCTGCCCTACATCAAGCACCTGCTGATCACCGGAGGCCATGGCGACGAGCACGAAGTGCACAACCGCCTCTACAGCCGCGACGGCACGCGCCAGACCTTTACCTGCCAGCGCTTGCCCGGCAGTTATCACGGCTCGGGCTGCACGTTGGCCAGTGCGTTGTCCGGTCGGATCGCCCAGGGCGAAGGCTTGGTGAGCGCCGTGCAATCGGCCCTCAACTACACTTGGCGCACTCTGCGTGACGCCGAACAACTCGGCCAGGGCCAGTTTGTACCGCGCCGGTTGCCGCTGGATTTCTGCTCGTAA